In Verrucomicrobiota bacterium, the sequence CAAAATGATTTCTGACTCCGGCGGTCAGGCAATCTTTACGAAAACCGATGTCACCAAATCAGGGGAGGTGGAAGCGATGGTCAGCGAAACCGTCAAGAAGTTCGGGCGGCTTGACTTTGCGCTGAACAACGCTGGCATTGACGGCGTCCGCGCCCGCACCGCTGATTACCCGGAAGAAGTGTGGCGACAGGTGATCGACATTGATTTGACCGGTGTTTTTCTGTGCCTGAAGTACGAGCTTCCAGTGATGGCCAAACAAAAGGGCGGCGTCATTGTGAACTTGTCGTCAGTCGCCGGCGTCACCGGTTTTCCCGGGCACGCGGCTTACACCGCCGCCAAACACGGTGTCATTGGTTTGACCAAGACGGCGGCCATCGACTACGCGAAGGTAGGGATTCGCGTCAACGCCGTCTGTCCCGCATATACGCGGACGCCAATGATAACGCGCATGTTGGAGAGCCACCCGGAGTTTGAAGCCAAATTGATCGACCGGGTTCCGCTCAAGCGACTGGGCACGGCGGAGGAAATTGCACAGGCGGTAATTTATCTTTTCTCGGATGCCGCTGCCTTCATCACCGGCCACTCGTTGGTGATGGATGGTGGGATTGTGGCCGAATAAGCGCGGGCAACCATGAGCCTTCTATTTTTTGTGCGGCATGGCCAGGCTTCGTTTAATGGCGATGATTACGATCAGCTCTCGACGCGCGGTGTGGAGCAATCACGTCAATTGGGACTTCACTGGGCAGATTTGAATCTGATCTTCGATCGTGTCTATGTTGGTCCGCGCCGCCGTCACCAGCAATCACTGGAGGCGGTCGCCGCCGTGTATCGCGAGCGCGGACTGAACTGGCCTGAGCCGGTTGGATTGCCGGAACTGGACGAACATTCAGGCCAGGACGTTCTGAGCCGCTCGCTGCCCGATTTGATGCAACGCGATCCTGCCATTCGCGAAATGAA encodes:
- a CDS encoding glucose 1-dehydrogenase; its protein translation is MTQQFADKVALVTGGASGIGRVTALALAKEGARVTVADVSVEAGEATAKMISDSGGQAIFTKTDVTKSGEVEAMVSETVKKFGRLDFALNNAGIDGVRARTADYPEEVWRQVIDIDLTGVFLCLKYELPVMAKQKGGVIVNLSSVAGVTGFPGHAAYTAAKHGVIGLTKTAAIDYAKVGIRVNAVCPAYTRTPMITRMLESHPEFEAKLIDRVPLKRLGTAEEIAQAVIYLFSDAAAFITGHSLVMDGGIVAE